A region of Culicoides brevitarsis isolate CSIRO-B50_1 chromosome 1, AGI_CSIRO_Cbre_v1, whole genome shotgun sequence DNA encodes the following proteins:
- the LOC134838458 gene encoding sorting nexin-17: protein MHFSVPDTQEFVNDATGASYTGYNIHINGTFHCCLRYKQLHNLHEQLKRSLPSLVLPSFPPKKLLPLSNSQLENRRAALERYIQLLGQDPIFSKSELLRIFLLNAQQESSFVEGRETILDVYLLNGYRISVNAYTTECSTKVLEKACSLIDLPKEYVYYFSLFLMRKENDGGITLIRKLMNFEAPYISQRLTDDCKIIIRKNYWDSNYDLELMRDRIALNLLYIQTVSDIEKGWIVASHDTKEQLSNLQARGSKKEYLDVARSLPSYGCLQFLPAIVDYPEPNTLATVVIGNRELSLRMAHGKKIQETKFKVTRMRCWRVTTIHNNEELSSNSSNDSATTNGLELSFEYLMSKNCLKWITITSEQAMLMSVCLQSMVDELLNQKVGGDTNNIQTNFGNNTTISYIKRDGSYNRISESSSTDTISSMQGDSNSNQILRKPNTSNRKFIKNRISTTVLFQRNKESVHNEAFEEIGDDDL from the exons atgcatttttcggTTCCTGACACGCAAGAATTCGTCAATGATGCCACGGGAGCCTCATACACA GGTTACAACATTCACATTAACGGCACGTTCCATTGCTGCCTGCGATACAAGCAACTGCACAATTTGCACGAACAACTGAAACGTTCCTTGCCTTCTTTAGTACTTCCAAGTTTCCCGCCCAAAAAGTTATTGCCGCTCTCCAATAGTCAGTTAGAGAATCGTCGTGCAGCGCTCGAGCGTTACATCCAACTTCTCGGGCAGGATCCAATTTTCTCGAAATCTGAACTGCTTCGAATATTCCTGCTAAATGCGCAACAAGAATCCTCGTTTGTCGAAGGACGCGAAACGATTCTCGACGTTTACTTGCTCAATGGATACCGAATTTCCGTGAATGCCTATACCACAGAATGCTCAACGAAGGTCCTCGAGAAGGCGTGCAGTTTGATTGACTTGCCAAAGGAATATGTTTACTacttttcgttgtttttgatGCGAAAGGAAAACGATGGAGGCATCACGTTGATAcggaaattgatgaattttgaggCGCCATACATTTCACAAAGACTGACTGAtgattgtaaaattattatacggaaaaa TTACTGGGACTCCAATTACGATTTGGAACTGATGCGCGATCGTATCGCGTTGAATCTTTTGTACATCCAAACGGTATCTGACATCGAAAAAGGCTGGATTGTAGCGTCGCACGACACAAAAGAGCAACTTTCCAACTTGCAAGCTCGCGGAAGCAAGAAAGAATACCTTGACGTCGCCCGAAGTCTCCCTTCGTACGGTTGTCTTCAATTTCTGCCCGCAATTGTGGACTATCCTGAACCAAATACGCTCGCAACTGTCGTCATTGGCAACCGTGAATTGAGTTTACGCATGGCGCACGgcaaaaaaatccaagaaacCAAGTTCAAAGTTACTCGGATGCGATGTTGGAGGGTCACAACGATCcataat AATGAAGAATTATCGTCAAATTCCTCGAATGACAGTGCAACAACGAACGGTCTCGAACTCTCTTTCGAATATTTAATGTCTAAAAACTGCTTGAAGTGGATTACGATTACCAGTGAACAGGCAATGCTCATGTCTGTGTGCTTGCAAAGCATGGTAGATGAGTTACTAAACCAAAAAGTTGGCGGCGATACGAACAatattcaa accaACTTTGGCAACAATACAACCATTTCTTACATCAAACGTGACGGATCTTACAACAGAATCTCAGAATCAAGTTCGACAGATACCATTTCCAGCATG caaggCGACTCGAATTCCAATCAAATCTTGCGAAAACCAAACACAAGTAAtcggaaattcatcaaaaatcgcatTTCAACGACAGTTTTATTCCAACGCAACAAAGAATCTGTGCACAATGAGGCTTTCGAGGAAATTGGCGACGACGATCTTTGA
- the LOC134831423 gene encoding lysophosphatidylserine lipase ABHD12 isoform X1 produces MTNNNRKYSSEEADEHHYVDPTPYKRSKTNQILIDILKTVIIPVVLSICWYHELITSLGLKIGLLISIIFFIVFPLIFKYSYKLQRAVLFLTFIRYPGNLDLGRPDRSGLYATRNFYIYHRDPKREKDVRIGVWHVLPNFVVTRFSKELRVRDNVLANITLNEREDHLSALNEENFNRISEKFGAGFQVEHHGDNGESKKSFYEALLRDTKIPVVLYLHGNTASRGAQHRVDMYQTLRAQGYHVIAFDYRGFGDSSSLGPSARAVVLDAKNVYKYIVEKTENPILIWGHSLGTGIGTHLLTELQQMEIRKPRGIILESPFNNIKDEISEHPFARAYKYLPWFEFTIVNPMFQNQLTFDSDERVAEIKLPIMILHAEDDRVVPFRLGYKLYRTALKTRPKNFAPIEFYRFAASHGYGHRWICRAPELPSIVNGFFDKYEDS; encoded by the exons atgacaaataataatcgaaaatATAGCAGTGAAGAAGCGGATGAGCATCATTATGTTGATCCAACGCCTTATAAACGCTCGAAAACGAACCAAATCTTAATTGATATCTTGAAGACGGTCATTATTCCAGTTGTGCTCTCGATTTGTTGGTATCACGAGTT AATCACATCACTCGGACTGAAAATTGGCTTACTCATCAGCATAATCTTCTTCATTGTATTCCCATTGATCTTCAAGTACTCTTATAAACTTCAAAGAGCAGTGCTATTCTTGACATTCA TTCGTTATCCGGGCAATTTGGATCTTGGTCGTCCCGATCGTTCAGGACTTTATGCGACGCGCAACTTTTACATTTACCATCGTGATCCAAAACGCGAAAAGGATGTTCGGATAGGCGTTTGGCATGTCTTGCCGAATTTTGTTGTCACGAGATTCAGTAAGGAGCTTCGTGTGCGGGATAATGTTCTTGCAAATATCACTCTAAATGAGCGCGAAGATCATCTAAGTGCCTTGAATGAGGAGAATTTCAACAgaatttcggaaaaatttgGAGCTGGATTCCAAGTTGAGCACCATGGAGACAATGGCGAgtccaaaaaatcattttacgaAGCTCTCTTGCGTGACACGAAGATTCCCGTGGTTTTGTATTTGCATGGAAACACTGCAAGTCGCGGAGCGCAACATCGTGTCGACATGTATCAAACTCTCCGTGCGCAAGGATATCACGTTATTGCCTTCGATTATCGTGGATTCGGCGATTCGAGCAGTTTGGGACCTTCAGCGCGTGCTGTCGTGCTCGATGCGAAGAACGTGTACAAATATATCGTCGAAAAAACCGAAAATCCAATCCTAATTTGGGGTCATTCGTTGGGCACGGGCATCGGAACGCATCTTTTGACGGAATTGCAACAAATGGAAATCCGTAAACCGCGCGGAATAATTCTCGAAAGTCCCTTTAACAACATTAAAGATGAAATTAGTGAACATCCCTTTGCCAGAGCGTACAAATATTTGCCGTGGTTCGAATTTACCATCGTGAATCCGATGTTTCAGAACCAGCTGACGTTCGATTCGGATGAACGAGTGGCGGAAATTAAGTTGCCGATCATGATTTTGCATGCGGAAGACGATCGTGTGGTGCCATTCCGACTCGGATATAAACTTTACAGAACAGCTCTCAAGACAAGACCCAAAAATTTTGCGCCGATCGAGTTTTATCGATTTGCAGCGTCGCATGGATATGGGCATCGATGGATTTGTCGCGCGCCAGAATTGCCTTCGATAGTTAATGGCTTCTTTGATAAGTACGAGGATAGTTAG
- the LOC134829293 gene encoding uncharacterized protein LOC134829293 has translation MEISNIIIEKRPRLQCANFFITFTENFVQQDAVKLNVSADKLVIRFDDREFLVKLSDHLQLHTKTLSQLIIKKNYVSFRINTNMENFTSEVLEVHPTTNANNNSYLLESGLTLNTPYKVHCSNCTNILTPDEVIFGRILELPSENMDMSEWFCHKHGTCGASEAVSDTNNDESRFYDESIEDKFNSNKFKPGTKDIFYGNYFGLFNMKLFKNVRIKGKLVYCRRCFQFLGELTNLKYKDAIKVWNDTVNFEKIPSGDTIFLFDNTSLLKNFIFILCKLQHDFTFELFGLPQLFKVIFEATLSDGKKNFLLLQVMDHNLEMLRLQKPAENDEIQASLLLEKCKTMKLLFKFEEDEEQPLVKFWLSNTNVSSVQISPQMFTAAVEYLTKMSSLIPECYRTSYGFVLSYLDM, from the coding sequence ATGGAAATTAGCAAcattataattgaaaaacgCCCGCGGCTGCAGTGTGCCAACTTTTTCATCACATTTACGGAGAACTTTGTGCAACAAGATGCCGTCAAATTGAACGTCAGTGCCGACAAACTCGTCATTCGCTTCGACGATCGCGAGTTTTTGGTGAAACTTTCGGATCATCTGCAACTTCACACGAAAACTTTGAGCCAATTGATCATTAAAAAGAACTACGTGAGCTTCCGGATCAACACAAACATGGAAAATTTCACTTCTGAAGTCCTCGAAGTGCATCCAACGACAAATGCGAATAACAATTCTTACCTTTTGGAGTCCGGTTTGACCTTGAATACCCCTTATAAGGTCCATTGCAGCAATTGTACGAACATTTTAACCCCTGACGAGGTCATTTTTGGTCGAATTTTGGAACTTCCATCGGAAAATATGGACATGAGCGAATGGTTTTGTCACAAACACGGCACTTGCGGAGCTTCTGAAGCCGTTTCTGACACAAATAATGACGAATCCAGGTTTTACGACGAGTCAATCGAAGATAAATTTAACTCAAACAAGTTCAAACCGGGtacaaaagacattttttatggCAACTACTTTGGATTGTTCAACATGAAACTGTTCAAAAACGTCAGAATTAAAGGAAAACTCGTTTATTGTCGTCGCTGCTTCCAATTTTTGGGCGAACTCACGAACCTAAAGTACAAGGATGCGATAAAAGTTTGGAATGACACcgtaaatttcgaaaaaatcccTTCAGGAGACACGATTTTTCTCTTTGACAACACCTCAttgctgaaaaatttcatttttatcctTTGCAAGCTCCAACACGACTtcacttttgaactttttggaCTCCCGCAGCtgttcaaagtcatttttgaagCAACTCTCTCGGATGGCAAGAAGAATTTCCTGCTTCTTCAGGTCATGGATCATAATTTGGAGATGTTGAGACTCCAAAAACCCgcggaaaatgatgaaattcagGCGTCATTGCTGctcgaaaaatgcaaaacgaTGAAATTGTTGTTCAAATTTGAAGAAGATGAGGAACAACCTTTGGTTAAGTTTTGGTTGAGCAATACGAATGTCAGTAGTGTTCAAATTTCACCCCAAATGTTCACCGCAGCAGTCGAATATCTCACGAAAATGTCGTCACTTATTCCGGAATGTTATCGTACGAGTTATGGTTTCGTTCTTAGCTACTTAGATATgtaa
- the LOC134827047 gene encoding alpha/beta-tubulin-N-acetyltransferase 9, whose product MKTNEKVKIVGEKVILVPYEAKHVAKYHNWMESEELQKATASVRLTLEQEYAMQKSWREDEDKCTFLILSKERFDATNDEIASLIGDTNLFILPDDEDSGIGSIAEAEIMIAETDFRRKGCGLEAMTLMILYGIEHLRIKHFLAKIGLENESSIKMFREKLLFTEDSRSEVFQEVTLSKEVDEEYLRTLKNRVKFSLEEYTS is encoded by the exons ATGAAAACCaacgaaaaagtgaaaattgttgGAGAAAAAGTCATTTTGGTCCCTTATGAGGCGAAACATGTTGCTAAATATCACAATTGGATGGAAAGTGAGGAGCTGCAAAAGGCAACAGCTTCGGTGAGATTGACTTTGGAGCAGGAATATGCGATGCAAAAGTCATGGCGCGAAGATGAAgaca aatGCACTTTTTTGATCCTCAGCAAGGAGCGTTTCGATGCAACAAATGATGAAATCGCGTCCCTTATCGGTGACACAAATCTTTTTATCCTCCCAGATGATGAAGACTCGGGCATCGGATCAATTGCTGAGGCAGAAATAATGATTGCTGAAACGGATTTCAGGAGAAAAGGATGCGGGCTTGAAGCAATGACGCTGATGATACTTTATGGCATTGAACATCTCAggattaaacattttttggcgAAAATTGGGCTGGAGAATGAAAGTAGCATCAAAATGTTTCGAGAAAAACTGCTTTTTACGGAGGATAGTCGCTCAGAGGTTTTTCAGGAAGTCACGTTGTCGAAAGAAGTTGATGAGGAATATTTGAGAACGTTGAAAAATCGGGTGAAATTCAGTTTAGAAGAATATacgagttga
- the LOC134829303 gene encoding m7GpppX diphosphatase — translation MSNDESDAPAAVSEPQSDYDLSQFRGERLLSNNTDRKTVCVLGKFPQLSQEDQAIVILEKNAFTEEQILTADREKNFFQFISTLNKEFINDIYGNFTLLAKPEANTIKTTIIYPATAKHISKYTNQNLFIIRETPELYETLTEPYLSKGQFSLDWVYNILEHKQEEERIVFEDPDNDNGFILLPDLKWDGKTKETLYLIAISRRRDIRTLRDLTASHLPLLKSIRDKSIATIREKYDIQESQLRIYVHYQPSFYHFHVHFTYLRHSAPGINCERSHLLDTVISNLELLSDYYKKSTLSFTVRETDTLYEKYEEIINERNCKKIRVE, via the exons aTGAGCAACGATGAAAGTGACGCGCCAGCAGCAGTTAGTGAACCACAATCCGACTATGATCTCTCGCAATTTCGCGGAGAGCGCCTTCTAAGCAACAACACCGATCGCAAGACTGTCTGTGTCCTTGGAAAATTTCCGCAATTGTCGCAGGAGGATCAGGCGATCGTCATTCTCGAGAAGAACGCCTTCACGGAGGAGCAAATTCTCACGGCGGATCGCGAAAAGAACTTTTTCCAGTTCATCAGCACGCTGAACAAGGAATTCATCAATGATATTTACGGGAATTTCACGTTGTTAGCGAAACCCGAAGCGAACACAATCAAAACAACAATCATCTATCCGGCAACGGCGAAGCACATTTCCAAATATACCAATCAGAATTTGTTCATAATTCGCGAAACTCCTGAGTTGTACGAGACTTTGACGGAACCTTATTTGAGCAAAGGCCAATTTTCATTAGAT tGGGTCTACAACATTTTGGAACACAAACAAGAAGAAGAGCGCATCGTTTTCGAAGATCCCGACAACGACAACGGTTTCATCCTCCTGCCCGATCTCAAATGGGACggcaaaacaaaagaaactcTATACTTGATTGCCATTTCACGTAGACGCGACATCCGAACGTTGCGCGATCTAACCGCAAGCCATTTGCCGCTCTTGAAAAGCATTCGAGACAAATCCATCGCCACAATCCGCGAAAAATACGACATCCAAGAGTCACAACTTCGCATTTATGTGCACTATCAACCGTCGTTTTACCATTTTCACGTACATTTCACGTACTTGAGACACTCTGCGCCCGGAATTAATTGCGAAAGATCTCACTTGCTCGACACAGTTATCAGCAATTTGGAGTTGCTATCGGATTATTACAAGAAATCGACGTTGTCGTTCACTGTTCGCGAAACAGACACACtttacgaaaaatatgaagaaattattaatgaaagaaattgcAAGAAAATCCGAGTTGAGTGA
- the LOC134831423 gene encoding lysophosphatidylserine lipase ABHD12 isoform X2 — protein MVYCAVTKRKIKRITSLGLKIGLLISIIFFIVFPLIFKYSYKLQRAVLFLTFIRYPGNLDLGRPDRSGLYATRNFYIYHRDPKREKDVRIGVWHVLPNFVVTRFSKELRVRDNVLANITLNEREDHLSALNEENFNRISEKFGAGFQVEHHGDNGESKKSFYEALLRDTKIPVVLYLHGNTASRGAQHRVDMYQTLRAQGYHVIAFDYRGFGDSSSLGPSARAVVLDAKNVYKYIVEKTENPILIWGHSLGTGIGTHLLTELQQMEIRKPRGIILESPFNNIKDEISEHPFARAYKYLPWFEFTIVNPMFQNQLTFDSDERVAEIKLPIMILHAEDDRVVPFRLGYKLYRTALKTRPKNFAPIEFYRFAASHGYGHRWICRAPELPSIVNGFFDKYEDS, from the exons ATGGTCTATTGTGCAGTGacaaaacgtaaaataaaaag AATCACATCACTCGGACTGAAAATTGGCTTACTCATCAGCATAATCTTCTTCATTGTATTCCCATTGATCTTCAAGTACTCTTATAAACTTCAAAGAGCAGTGCTATTCTTGACATTCA TTCGTTATCCGGGCAATTTGGATCTTGGTCGTCCCGATCGTTCAGGACTTTATGCGACGCGCAACTTTTACATTTACCATCGTGATCCAAAACGCGAAAAGGATGTTCGGATAGGCGTTTGGCATGTCTTGCCGAATTTTGTTGTCACGAGATTCAGTAAGGAGCTTCGTGTGCGGGATAATGTTCTTGCAAATATCACTCTAAATGAGCGCGAAGATCATCTAAGTGCCTTGAATGAGGAGAATTTCAACAgaatttcggaaaaatttgGAGCTGGATTCCAAGTTGAGCACCATGGAGACAATGGCGAgtccaaaaaatcattttacgaAGCTCTCTTGCGTGACACGAAGATTCCCGTGGTTTTGTATTTGCATGGAAACACTGCAAGTCGCGGAGCGCAACATCGTGTCGACATGTATCAAACTCTCCGTGCGCAAGGATATCACGTTATTGCCTTCGATTATCGTGGATTCGGCGATTCGAGCAGTTTGGGACCTTCAGCGCGTGCTGTCGTGCTCGATGCGAAGAACGTGTACAAATATATCGTCGAAAAAACCGAAAATCCAATCCTAATTTGGGGTCATTCGTTGGGCACGGGCATCGGAACGCATCTTTTGACGGAATTGCAACAAATGGAAATCCGTAAACCGCGCGGAATAATTCTCGAAAGTCCCTTTAACAACATTAAAGATGAAATTAGTGAACATCCCTTTGCCAGAGCGTACAAATATTTGCCGTGGTTCGAATTTACCATCGTGAATCCGATGTTTCAGAACCAGCTGACGTTCGATTCGGATGAACGAGTGGCGGAAATTAAGTTGCCGATCATGATTTTGCATGCGGAAGACGATCGTGTGGTGCCATTCCGACTCGGATATAAACTTTACAGAACAGCTCTCAAGACAAGACCCAAAAATTTTGCGCCGATCGAGTTTTATCGATTTGCAGCGTCGCATGGATATGGGCATCGATGGATTTGTCGCGCGCCAGAATTGCCTTCGATAGTTAATGGCTTCTTTGATAAGTACGAGGATAGTTAG
- the LOC134837958 gene encoding syntaxin-7 translates to MSYSSFETSNEADFQKLAQTIGTSIRKILQNVSSMQRMTNQLGTAQDNPELKQQLHQIRIYTQQLVKDTGNLLNDLTSCKERHLKIQRDRLVDEFAAALTAFQTVQRKFVDLEKHAVRQAYENKNIAINKPPPTSKGGSNNSGNAFVDPFEDSFVSQTQTQMQDDLELQQLEEQERSIRELEENIVSVNEIYKKLGALVYEQGNTVDSIEASVEQTSVFVQQGAEQLRKAGQYRNKVRRKKVMFVLVAIAILAILFMIIYISN, encoded by the exons ATGAGTTACTCATCCTTTGAGACGTCCAACGAAGCagatttccaaaaattagCGCAGACCATAGGCACGAGCATccgaaaaatccttcaaaatgtATCCTCGATGCAGCGGATGACGAATCAGCTGGGCACGGCGCAAGATAATCCCGAACTGAAACAGCAATT GCACCAAATCCGCATTTACACCCAACAGTTGGTCAAAGACACGGGAAATCTCCTCAACGACTTGACAAGTTGCAAAGAACGTCATCTGAAAATCCAACGAGATCGATTAGTTGATGAATTTGCTGCCGCCCTTACAGCTTTCCAAACGGTCCAACGTAAATTTGTCGATTTGGAGAAGCATGCGGTGCGTCAAGcatacgaaaataaaaatatcgccATTAATAAACCTCCGCCAACGTCAAAGGGCGGCTCGAATAACAGCGGAAATGCATTTGTGGACCCGTTCGAGGATAGTTTCGTGTCGCAAACGCAAACGCAGATGCAAGACGACCTGGAATTGCAACAACTCGAGGAACAGGAACGATCGATTCGTGAGTTGGAGGAGAATATTGTTAGCGTGAATGAGATTTACAAGAAATTAGGAGCTTTGGTTTATGAACAAGGTAATACGGTTGACTCGATTGAGGCGAGTGTCGAACAAACTTCGGTTTTTGTGCAACAGGGCGCCGAACAACTGAGAAAAGCGGGACAGTATCgg aacaaagttCGTCGAAAGAAAGTGATGTTCGTATTAGTGGCAATCGCTATTTTAGCAATTCTGTTTATGATTATCTACATCAGCAATTAA
- the LOC134837856 gene encoding lysM and putative peptidoglycan-binding domain-containing protein 3, with product MKRQRARANYTEFNDNDVQLSQNVRKPVEHSLEATILDGDTLASIALRFNCTVADLKRLNKIDKENEIFARKIMKIPITPHNVLLDTLLPTVHKSGNSSPKGNSSQSQTNEKQEGVLSDETLEEKLIVASISNTTYKNGENSIPILDTPTENDVPDASDPLLFNQNANFVLAKPKVNYSFDGSDCDMNWLCLFVCILALCFAIPLIYVWIIYEHPERYHHHFTTEQHSVHQHSS from the exons ATGAAGCGACAACG AGCTCGTGCCAACTACACAGAATTCAACGATAACGACGTTCAATTGAGTCAAAATGTGAGAAAACCCGTTGAGCATTCCTTGGAAGCGACAATCCTCGATGGAGATACTCTTGCCTCGATCGCGCTGAGGTTTAATTGCACT gtCGCCGATTTGAAGCGTCTCAACAAAATTGACAAAGAAAACGAGATATTTGCAcggaaaatcatgaaaattcccATCACGCCTCACAATGTCTTGCTCGATACACTTCTTCCAACAGTTCACAAGAGCGGAAATAGCAGTCCGAAGGGCAATTCGAGTCAATCGCAAACGAACGAGAAGCAAGAAGGCGTTTTATCGGACGAAACgctcgaagaaaaattaattgtcgCGTCAATTAGCAACACAACTtacaaaaatggagaaaattcGATACCAATTCTTGACACACCGACCGAAAATGACGTGCCTGATGCCTCGGATCCTTTGTTGTTCAACCAAAACGCGAATTTCGTGCTGGCCAAGCCAAAAGTCAATTACAGCTTTGATGGGTCAGATTGCGACATGAATTGGTTGTGTTTGTTCGTTTGCATTCTCGCACTTTGTTTCGCGATTCCCTTGATTTATGTTTGGATTATTTACGAACATCCGGAGCGTTACCATCATCACTTTACGACGGAACAGCATTCGGTGCATCAGCATTCGTCAtaa
- the LOC134836904 gene encoding protein sarah, translating to MESIDGDENEDIYINSSDGLPCEHPVIPEGDIDEPEVDEESFDDLPTSIIVTNIHSNVFASEELKRELENLFKNFGDVITFQWLKSFKRLRVNYDNGISAANARIQLHQYRFDNEMLINCYFAQPITPITNKNLQPPKPFKQFLISPPASPPAGWEPREENEPLVNHDLLAALATLTPGESHELLPQTENKPGIFVHAAPQLNTGDATNNDGPSAKIPIMQTACPERT from the exons ATGGAATCGATAGACGGCGACGAAAACGAGGATATTTACATCAACTCGTCGGATGGATTGCCCTGCGAGCATCCCGTCATTCCCGAGGGCGACATTGACGAGCCCGAAGTCGACGAGGAGAGCTTCGACGACTTGCCAACGTCGATAATTGTCACGAATATTCACTCGAATGTCTTTGCGAGTGAAGAGTTGAAGCGAGAATTGGAGAATTTGTTCAAGAATTTCGGGGATGTCATCACGTTTCAGTGGTTGAAGAGCTTTAAACGGTTGAG AGTAAACTATGATAATGGAATTTCTGCTGCAAATGCCCGTATTCAGTTGCATCAATATCGATTCGATAACGAGATGTTGATTAATTGCTATTTTGCTCAACCTATTACGCCGAttacgaacaaaaatttgcagCCTCCAAAGCCATTTAAACAGTTTCTTATTTCGCCGCCTGCGTCGCCGCCAGCTG gATGGGAGCCCCGCGAAGAAAACGAGCCATTGGTCAACCACGACTTGCTCGCAGCATTAGCTACCCTCACGCCCGGCGAAAGTCACGAGTTACTCCCGCAAACGGAAAACAAACCGGGAATTTTCGTTCATGCAGCTCCGCAACTAAACACGGGCGACGCAACAAACAACGACGGGCCCTCCGCAAAAATTCCAATTATGCAAACTGCTTGTCCCGAACGAACTTAA